The following is a genomic window from Malus sylvestris chromosome 7, drMalSylv7.2, whole genome shotgun sequence.
CTGGTTCTCAGGAACGAGATCTTTCCCGGGGTGGGGGTGAACGGCTGAAATATCAACAATACAAATATACTCAGAATGGTGCTAGTATGTGTAATACATTCACATATAAATACAACTTTGCCAAATCATGCAAACCAAAATAAACCATGCTAAAAGAGATGAACTACGTTGGTGGCCTCTAGCATTTAAACTCCCACTTGAACATAATTTCATTAACATGTTAGAACACCCCTACACCTCTGAAAAGATCAAAGATCATAAAATCGAGAAAAGTTGACCTCACAAACCTGCGGTATCCATCGTTGACGGGGCTTATAGCTCCCTCATCACTGGGACTTCTTGGTTCAGGTCTAGAACTTGGACGAGATCGATCATTGACTGGGCTTGCAGATCTCTCGTAATCCGGACTTCTTCTAGGATCAGGTCTAGAACTTGGACGAGATCTATCATTGACTGGGCTTGCAGCTCTCTCATAATCAGGACTTCTTCTTGATTCAGTTCTAGAACTTACGCGGGCACCATGGCCATAATCAGGGCTTCCCCTATCTCTGCGGTACGGGCTTGGAGATCGCCCACGATCATTGCCTCTTCTCTCAGGAGACATATCACGGCCCCTCCTGTCAGGACTCTGCCCATTTCttttatcatcatcatcacgagcAGCGTATTCCACAGAAATAACCCTATCCATGAACTTGCTGTACCTCAGAAAGAAGTTGATTAAAGTTAGAATAAAGCAAGTTGCAAATTTTTTACGAATTCAGACTAAGTAGTCTTTTGCAAACCAAAGCATTGAatatttctctcttcttttaaCACCTTTTTATGACAATCCAAATCAGCATATTTAATTTTCCTTACAAGC
Proteins encoded in this region:
- the LOC126628907 gene encoding serine/arginine-rich splicing factor RS41-like isoform X2; translation: MMISHPLAGFAFVYMDDERDAEYAIRRLDRTEFGRKGRRLRIEWTKHERGIRRPDSRRPSANTKPSKTLFVINFDPVHTRTKDLERHFDPYGKITNVRIRRNFAFIQYESQEDATKALEATNTSKFMDRVISVEYAARDDDDKRNGQSPDRRGRDMSPERRGNDRGRSPSPYRRDRGSPDYGHGARVSSRTESRRSPDYERAASPVNDRSRPSSRPDPRRSPDYERSASPVNDRSRPSSRPEPRSPSDEGAISPVNDGYRSRSPPPRERSRS